The following proteins are co-located in the Pseudomonas antarctica genome:
- the nuoL gene encoding NADH-quinone oxidoreductase subunit L, translating to MNMIFLTFVFPLIGFLLLSFSRGRWSENLSALVGVGSIGLSAIVAAYVIWQFNVAPPEGGHYTLVLWQWMSVEGFKPNFALYVDGLSITMLGVVVGVGFLIHLFASWYMRGEAGYSRFFAYTNLFIASMLFLVLGDNLLFLYFGWEGVGLCSYLLIGFYYSNRNNGNAALKAFIVTRIGDVFMAIGLFILFQQVGTLNIQELLVLAPQKFQVGDFWITLATLMLLGGAVGKSAQLPLQTWLADAMAGPTPVSALIHAATMVTAGVYLIARTHGLFTLAPEILHLVGLVGGVTLVLAGFAALVQTDIKRILAYSTMSQIGYMFLALGVGAWDAAIFHLMTHAFFKALLFLASGAVIVACHHEQNIFKMGGLWKKLPLAYASFIVGGAALAALPLVTAGFYSKDEILWEAFASGNQNLLYAGLVGAFMTSLYTFRLIFITFHGEAKTEAHAGHGISHWLPLSVLIILSTFIGAMITPPLAGVLPESAGHAGGAAKHSLEIASGAIAIAGILLAALLFLGKRRFVTAVANSGIGRFLSAWWFAAWGFDWIYDKLFVKPYLAISHVLRRDPLDQTIGLIPRAAKAGHTALSRSETGQLRWYAASMAVGAVLVIGAIVVVAV from the coding sequence ATGAACATGATCTTTCTGACTTTCGTATTTCCCCTGATCGGTTTCCTGCTGCTGTCGTTCTCCCGTGGACGCTGGTCGGAAAACCTTTCTGCCCTGGTGGGTGTGGGTTCCATCGGCCTGTCGGCGATTGTCGCCGCCTACGTCATCTGGCAGTTCAACGTGGCGCCGCCGGAAGGCGGCCACTACACCCTGGTGCTGTGGCAGTGGATGTCGGTGGAGGGCTTCAAGCCCAACTTCGCCCTCTACGTCGACGGCCTGTCGATCACCATGCTTGGCGTGGTCGTGGGTGTAGGCTTCCTGATCCACCTGTTCGCGTCCTGGTACATGCGCGGTGAAGCCGGTTACTCGCGCTTCTTCGCCTACACCAACCTGTTTATCGCCAGCATGCTGTTCCTGGTGCTGGGCGATAACCTGTTGTTCCTGTACTTCGGCTGGGAAGGCGTGGGCCTGTGCTCGTACCTGTTGATCGGTTTCTACTACAGCAACCGCAACAACGGTAACGCGGCACTCAAGGCCTTTATCGTCACCCGCATCGGCGACGTGTTCATGGCTATCGGCCTGTTCATCCTGTTCCAACAGGTGGGCACGTTGAACATCCAGGAACTGCTGGTGCTGGCACCGCAGAAGTTCCAGGTCGGTGACTTTTGGATCACCCTGGCGACCCTGATGCTGCTGGGTGGCGCTGTCGGTAAATCCGCACAGTTGCCGCTGCAAACCTGGCTGGCGGATGCGATGGCCGGTCCGACTCCGGTTTCGGCACTGATCCACGCCGCCACCATGGTGACCGCCGGTGTCTACCTGATCGCCCGTACCCACGGCCTGTTCACCCTGGCACCGGAAATCCTGCACTTGGTGGGCCTGGTTGGCGGCGTGACCCTGGTACTGGCCGGCTTCGCCGCGCTGGTGCAGACCGACATCAAGCGTATCCTCGCCTACTCGACCATGAGCCAGATCGGCTACATGTTCCTGGCCCTGGGCGTCGGCGCCTGGGACGCGGCGATCTTCCACCTGATGACCCACGCCTTCTTCAAGGCCCTGCTGTTCCTTGCTTCGGGTGCAGTCATCGTTGCCTGCCACCACGAGCAGAACATCTTCAAGATGGGCGGCCTGTGGAAGAAACTGCCGTTGGCCTACGCCAGCTTCATCGTCGGGGGTGCCGCGCTGGCCGCCCTGCCGTTGGTGACCGCCGGTTTCTACTCCAAAGACGAAATCCTCTGGGAAGCCTTTGCCAGCGGTAACCAGAACCTGCTGTACGCAGGCCTGGTGGGTGCGTTCATGACCTCGCTGTACACCTTCCGCCTGATCTTCATCACCTTCCACGGTGAAGCCAAGACCGAAGCACACGCAGGCCACGGCATCTCCCACTGGCTGCCACTGTCGGTGCTGATCATCCTGTCGACCTTCATCGGCGCCATGATCACCCCGCCACTGGCCGGTGTATTGCCTGAAAGCGCTGGCCATGCCGGCGGCGCTGCCAAGCACAGCCTGGAGATCGCCTCCGGCGCCATCGCCATCGCCGGTATCCTGCTGGCGGCCCTGCTGTTCCTCGGCAAGCGTCGCTTCGTCACCGCCGTCGCCAACAGTGGCATCGGCCGCTTCCTTTCGGCCTGGTGGTTCGCCGCCTGGGGCTTCGACTGGATCTACGACAAACTGTTCGTCAAGCCTTACCTTGCGATCAGCCATGTACTGCGCAGAGACCCGCTCGACCAGACCATCGGTTTGATCCCGCGTGCCGCCAAGGCCGGTCACACCGCCCTGAGCCGCAGCGAGACTGGCCAATTGCGTTGGTATGCAGCTTCCATGGCCGTGGGTGCCGTGCTGGTGATCGGCGCCATCGTGGTGGTGGCGGTATGA
- the nuoG gene encoding NADH-quinone oxidoreductase subunit NuoG: protein MATIHVDGKALEVDGADNLLQACLSLGLDIPYFCWHPALGSVGACRQCAVKQYTDENDTRGRIVMSCMTPATDNTWISIEDEESKAFRASVVEWLMTNHPHDCPVCEEGGHCHLQDMTVMTGHNERRYRFTKRTHQNQDLGPFISHEMNRCIACYRCVRFYKDYAGGTDLGVFGAHDNVYFGRVEDGVLESEFSGNLTEVCPTGVFTDKTHSERYNRKWDMQFAPSICHGCSSGCNISPGERYGELRRIENRFNGSVNQYFLCDRGRFGYGYVNREDRPRQPLLADGAKLSTDEALDKAADLLRGRNIVGIGSPRASLESNFALRELVGAEHFYSGIEAAELERIRLVLQVLNDSPLPVPNMRDIEDHDAIFVLGEDLTQTAARIALSLRQSVKGKAEDMAEAMRVQPWLDAAVKNIGQHALNPLFIASLAETKLDDIAEECVHAAPDDLARIGFAVAHALDASAPAVEGLDTEAVELAQRIADALLAAKRPLIIAGTSLGSKALIEAAANIAKALKLRDKNGSISLVVPEANSLGLAMLGGESLDAALQAVTDGKADAIVVLENDLYTRTDSAKVDAALDAAKVLIVADHQKTATSERADLVLPAATFAEGDGTLVSQEGRAQRFFQVFDPKYMDASILVHEGWRWLHALRSTLLNQPLDWTQLDHVTAAAAASAPQLARIVDAAPSAAFRIKGMKLAREPLRYSGRTAMRADISVHEPRTPQDNDTAFAFSMEGYSGSVEPRQQVPFAWSPGWNSPQAWNKFQDEVGGHIRAGDPGTRLIESTGDSLNWFAAVPRPFNPAQGTWQVVPFFHLFGSEETSSKAAPVQERIPAAYVSVAKSEADRLGVNDGALLNLNVGGKTLRLPLRINDELGAGLVALPKGLAGIPPAIFGQTVDGLQEAAQ, encoded by the coding sequence ATGGCCACTATCCACGTAGACGGCAAAGCGCTCGAAGTCGATGGGGCAGACAACCTGTTACAGGCATGTCTCTCACTAGGCCTCGACATCCCTTATTTCTGCTGGCACCCAGCCCTTGGTAGCGTCGGTGCCTGTCGCCAGTGTGCGGTCAAGCAGTACACCGACGAGAACGACACCCGTGGTCGTATCGTCATGTCCTGCATGACACCCGCCACCGACAACACCTGGATCTCCATCGAAGATGAAGAATCCAAGGCGTTCCGCGCCAGCGTTGTCGAATGGCTGATGACCAACCACCCCCACGACTGCCCGGTCTGTGAGGAAGGCGGTCACTGCCACCTGCAAGACATGACGGTGATGACCGGCCACAACGAGCGCCGTTATCGCTTCACCAAGCGTACCCACCAGAACCAGGACCTCGGCCCGTTCATTTCCCACGAAATGAACCGCTGCATCGCCTGCTACCGTTGCGTGCGTTTCTATAAAGACTACGCCGGCGGCACCGACCTGGGCGTATTCGGCGCCCACGACAACGTGTACTTCGGTCGCGTTGAAGACGGCGTGCTCGAAAGCGAGTTCTCCGGCAACCTCACCGAGGTCTGCCCGACCGGTGTGTTCACCGACAAGACGCACTCCGAGCGCTACAACCGTAAGTGGGACATGCAGTTCGCGCCGAGCATCTGCCATGGCTGCTCCAGCGGTTGCAATATTTCCCCGGGCGAGCGCTACGGCGAATTGCGTCGGATCGAAAACCGCTTCAACGGTTCGGTCAACCAGTACTTCCTGTGCGACCGTGGCCGTTTCGGCTATGGCTACGTCAACCGCGAAGACCGCCCACGCCAGCCGCTGTTGGCCGATGGCGCCAAGCTGAGCACCGACGAAGCACTGGATAAAGCCGCCGATCTGTTGCGCGGCCGCAATATCGTTGGTATCGGTTCGCCACGCGCCAGCCTCGAAAGCAACTTCGCGTTGCGCGAACTGGTCGGCGCCGAGCACTTCTACTCCGGTATCGAAGCCGCTGAGCTGGAGCGCATTCGCCTGGTCCTGCAGGTGCTGAACGACAGCCCGCTGCCGGTGCCGAACATGCGCGACATCGAAGACCACGACGCGATCTTTGTCCTCGGTGAAGACCTGACCCAGACCGCCGCGCGTATCGCATTGTCCCTGCGCCAGTCGGTCAAAGGCAAAGCCGAAGACATGGCCGAGGCTATGCGCGTACAGCCCTGGCTCGACGCCGCGGTGAAAAACATCGGCCAGCACGCGCTGAACCCGCTGTTTATCGCAAGCCTGGCTGAGACCAAGCTCGACGACATCGCCGAAGAGTGCGTCCACGCAGCGCCTGACGACCTGGCGCGCATCGGTTTCGCCGTGGCCCACGCCCTGGACGCCAGCGCACCTGCCGTCGAAGGCCTGGACACTGAAGCTGTTGAACTGGCCCAGCGCATCGCCGACGCCCTGCTGGCGGCCAAGCGCCCGCTGATCATTGCTGGCACCTCGTTGGGTTCCAAAGCGCTGATCGAAGCTGCTGCCAACATCGCTAAAGCCCTGAAGCTGCGCGACAAGAACGGTTCCATCAGCCTGGTCGTGCCGGAAGCCAACAGCCTTGGCCTGGCCATGCTCGGTGGCGAGTCACTGGACGCCGCGCTGCAAGCCGTCACTGACGGCAAAGCCGACGCCATCGTGGTACTGGAAAACGACCTGTACACCCGCACGGATTCGGCCAAGGTCGACGCCGCGCTGGACGCCGCCAAAGTGCTGATCGTTGCCGACCACCAGAAGACCGCGACCAGCGAGCGTGCCGACCTGGTGCTGCCAGCCGCCACCTTCGCCGAAGGCGACGGTACCCTGGTCAGCCAGGAAGGCCGCGCCCAGCGCTTCTTCCAGGTGTTCGATCCGAAGTACATGGACGCCAGCATCCTGGTTCACGAAGGCTGGCGCTGGCTGCATGCCCTGCGCTCGACCCTGCTGAACCAGCCGCTCGACTGGACCCAGCTCGACCACGTTACCGCAGCCGCTGCCGCAAGCGCCCCGCAACTGGCGCGCATCGTCGACGCTGCACCGTCCGCCGCGTTCCGCATCAAGGGCATGAAACTGGCCCGTGAACCGCTGCGTTACTCCGGCCGTACCGCCATGCGTGCTGATATCAGCGTGCACGAACCGCGTACGCCGCAGGACAACGACACCGCGTTCGCCTTCTCCATGGAAGGTTACTCGGGTTCGGTCGAGCCGCGTCAACAGGTGCCATTTGCCTGGTCGCCGGGCTGGAACTCGCCGCAGGCCTGGAACAAGTTCCAGGACGAAGTCGGTGGTCATATCCGCGCTGGCGACCCGGGCACCCGCCTGATCGAAAGCACCGGTGATTCGCTGAACTGGTTCGCCGCCGTACCGCGCCCGTTCAACCCGGCCCAGGGCACCTGGCAGGTTGTGCCGTTCTTCCACCTGTTCGGCAGCGAAGAAACCTCTTCCAAAGCCGCGCCGGTACAAGAGCGCATTCCGGCCGCCTACGTGTCCGTAGCCAAGTCCGAAGCCGACCGCCTGGGCGTCAACGACGGTGCCCTGCTCAACTTGAACGTCGGTGGCAAGACCCTGCGTCTGCCGCTGCGCATCAACGACGAGTTGGGTGCCGGCCTGGTTGCACTGCCGAAAGGCCTCGCCGGTATCCCGCCTGCGATCTTTGGCCAAACCGTTGACGGTCTGCAGGAGGCAGCGCAATGA
- the nuoJ gene encoding NADH-quinone oxidoreductase subunit J, with protein MEFAFYFASGIAVVSTLRVITNTNPVHALLYLIISLIAVAMTFFSLGAPFAGVLEVIAYAGAIMVLFVFVVMMLNLGPASVAQERVWLKPGIWLGPVVLAALLLGELLYVLFAHQSGQAIGHTTVDAKAVGISLFGPYLLVVELASMLLLAAAITAFHLGRNEAKEQ; from the coding sequence ATGGAATTCGCTTTCTATTTCGCGTCGGGTATTGCAGTGGTGTCCACGCTTCGCGTGATCACCAACACCAACCCCGTGCACGCCCTGCTCTACCTGATCATTTCGCTGATCGCCGTGGCCATGACCTTCTTCAGCCTCGGCGCACCGTTCGCCGGTGTCCTGGAAGTGATTGCCTACGCTGGCGCCATCATGGTGCTGTTCGTGTTTGTGGTGATGATGCTCAACCTGGGGCCGGCTTCGGTCGCCCAGGAACGTGTCTGGCTCAAACCCGGCATCTGGCTTGGCCCGGTTGTCCTGGCAGCCCTGCTGCTGGGTGAACTGCTGTATGTGCTGTTCGCTCACCAGAGCGGCCAGGCCATCGGCCACACCACCGTAGACGCGAAGGCCGTGGGCATCAGCCTGTTCGGCCCGTACCTGCTGGTGGTTGAACTGGCTTCGATGCTGCTGCTCGCGGCAGCCATCACCGCCTTCCACTTGGGCCGCAACGAAGCCAAGGAGCAATGA
- the nuoH gene encoding NADH-quinone oxidoreductase subunit NuoH, which translates to MTWFTPEVIDVIISVVKAIVILLAVVVAGALLSFVERRLLGWWQDRYGPNRVGPFGMFQIAADMLKMFFKEDWTPPFADKVIFTLAPVVAMSALLIAFAVIPITPTWGVADLNIGLLFFFAMAGLSVYAVLFAGWSSNNKFALLGSLRASAQTVSYEVFMGLALMGIVVQVGSFNMRDIVEYQAQNLWFIIPQFFGFCTFFIAGVAVTHRHPFDQPEAEQELADGYHIEYAGMKWGMFFVGEYIGIILISALLVTLFFGGWHGPFNILPQLAFFWFFLKTAFFIMLFILLRASIPRPRYDQVMDFSWRFCLPLTLINLLVTAAVVLLNTPAGAVQ; encoded by the coding sequence ATGACCTGGTTCACCCCTGAAGTGATCGACGTGATCATCTCGGTCGTCAAGGCCATCGTGATCCTGTTGGCCGTGGTCGTCGCGGGCGCCCTGCTCAGCTTCGTCGAACGTCGCCTGCTGGGCTGGTGGCAGGACCGTTACGGTCCGAACCGCGTTGGCCCGTTCGGTATGTTCCAAATCGCTGCCGACATGCTGAAAATGTTCTTCAAGGAAGACTGGACCCCGCCGTTTGCCGACAAGGTGATCTTCACCCTGGCACCGGTCGTGGCCATGAGCGCCTTGCTGATTGCCTTCGCCGTCATCCCGATCACCCCGACCTGGGGCGTGGCGGACCTGAACATCGGCTTGCTGTTCTTCTTCGCCATGGCCGGTCTGTCGGTCTACGCGGTGCTGTTCGCGGGTTGGTCGAGTAACAACAAGTTCGCCCTGCTGGGCAGCTTGCGGGCTTCGGCCCAGACCGTGTCCTACGAAGTGTTCATGGGCCTCGCGCTGATGGGCATCGTGGTGCAGGTCGGCTCGTTCAACATGCGCGACATCGTCGAGTACCAGGCGCAGAACCTGTGGTTCATCATTCCGCAGTTCTTCGGCTTCTGCACCTTCTTCATCGCTGGCGTCGCCGTGACTCACCGTCACCCGTTCGACCAGCCGGAAGCGGAACAGGAACTGGCCGACGGTTACCATATTGAATACGCCGGCATGAAATGGGGCATGTTCTTCGTTGGCGAATACATCGGCATCATCTTGATCTCGGCCCTGCTGGTCACGCTGTTCTTCGGCGGCTGGCACGGTCCGTTCAACATCCTGCCGCAACTGGCGTTCTTCTGGTTTTTCTTGAAGACGGCGTTCTTCATCATGCTGTTCATCCTGCTGCGCGCTTCTATCCCGCGCCCACGCTATGACCAGGTGATGGATTTCAGCTGGAGATTCTGCCTGCCGCTGACCCTGATCAATTTGCTGGTGACGGCTGCTGTTGTGTTGTTGAACACGCCAGCCGGCGCGGTTCAGTGA
- the nuoI gene encoding NADH-quinone oxidoreductase subunit NuoI, translated as MFKYIGDIVKGTGTQLRSLVMVFGHGFRKRDTLQYPEEAVYLPPRYRGRIVLTRDPDGEERCVACNLCAVACPVGCISLQKAETEDGRWYPDFFRINFSRCIFCGLCEEACPTTAIQLTPDFEMAEFKRQDLVYEKEDLLISGPGKNPDYNFYRVAGMAVAGKPKGAAQNEAEPINVKSLLP; from the coding sequence ATGTTCAAATATATTGGCGACATCGTTAAGGGTACTGGTACCCAGTTGCGAAGCCTGGTGATGGTGTTCGGTCACGGCTTCCGCAAACGCGACACCCTGCAATACCCGGAAGAAGCGGTGTACCTGCCGCCGCGCTATCGCGGCCGTATCGTGCTGACCCGCGACCCCGATGGCGAAGAGCGTTGTGTAGCCTGCAACCTGTGCGCCGTGGCGTGCCCGGTGGGTTGCATCTCCCTGCAGAAAGCTGAAACCGAAGACGGTCGCTGGTACCCGGACTTCTTCCGCATCAACTTCTCGCGCTGCATTTTCTGCGGCCTCTGCGAGGAAGCTTGCCCGACCACCGCGATCCAGCTGACACCGGATTTCGAGATGGCCGAGTTCAAACGTCAGGACCTGGTGTACGAGAAAGAAGATCTGTTGATCTCTGGTCCCGGTAAAAACCCTGATTACAACTTCTATCGTGTTGCAGGTATGGCCGTTGCCGGTAAGCCGAAAGGCGCCGCACAAAACGAAGCCGAGCCGATCAACGTGAAGAGCTTGCTGCCTTAA
- the nuoF gene encoding NADH-quinone oxidoreductase subunit NuoF, whose translation MTLTSFGPANLIKRSAETHPLTWRLRDDGEAVWLDEYQAKNGYAAARKAFADMAQDDIVQTVKDAGLKGRGGAGFPTGVKWGLMPKDESINIRYLLCNADEMEPNTWKDRMLMEQLPHLLIEGMLISARALKTYRGYIFLRGEYTTAAKHLTRAVEEAKAAGLLGKNILGSGFDFELFVHTGAGRYICGEETALINSLEGRRANPRSKPPFPAAVGVWGKPTCVNNVETLCNVPAIIGDGVEWYKSLAREGSEDMGTKLMGFSGKVKNPGLWELPFGVTARELFEDYAGGMRDGYTLKAWQPGGAGTGFLLPEHLDAQMYAGGIGKVGTRMGTGLAMAVDNTVNMVSLLRNMEQFFSRESCGFCTPCRDGLPWSVKLLMAIEKGEGQPGDIETLLGLVGFLGPGKTFCAHAPGAVEPLGSAIKYFRSEFEAGIAPTSAAVPPLARPIVVGA comes from the coding sequence ATGACCCTGACTTCTTTCGGCCCGGCCAACCTGATCAAGCGTTCGGCCGAGACTCACCCGCTGACCTGGCGCCTGCGTGACGACGGCGAGGCGGTATGGCTCGACGAGTACCAGGCCAAGAACGGTTACGCGGCTGCGCGCAAAGCCTTCGCCGACATGGCCCAGGACGATATCGTCCAGACCGTGAAAGACGCCGGCCTTAAAGGTCGCGGCGGTGCAGGCTTCCCCACGGGTGTTAAGTGGGGCCTGATGCCCAAAGACGAATCCATCAACATCCGCTACCTGCTGTGCAACGCGGATGAAATGGAGCCGAACACCTGGAAAGACCGCATGTTGATGGAGCAACTGCCCCATCTGCTGATCGAAGGCATGCTGATCAGTGCCCGCGCGCTGAAAACCTACCGTGGCTACATCTTCCTGCGTGGCGAATACACCACCGCCGCCAAGCACCTCACCCGTGCAGTGGAAGAAGCCAAGGCAGCCGGCCTGCTGGGCAAGAACATCCTCGGTTCGGGCTTTGACTTCGAACTGTTCGTGCACACCGGCGCCGGGCGTTACATCTGCGGTGAAGAAACCGCACTGATCAACTCCCTCGAAGGCCGCCGCGCCAACCCGCGCTCCAAACCGCCCTTCCCTGCCGCCGTGGGCGTGTGGGGCAAGCCGACATGCGTGAACAACGTCGAGACCCTGTGCAACGTGCCGGCAATCATCGGCGACGGCGTGGAGTGGTACAAATCGTTGGCCCGCGAAGGCAGCGAAGACATGGGCACCAAGCTCATGGGCTTCTCCGGCAAGGTCAAGAACCCTGGCCTGTGGGAACTGCCATTTGGCGTAACTGCACGCGAGCTGTTCGAGGACTACGCCGGCGGCATGCGCGATGGCTACACCCTCAAGGCCTGGCAGCCAGGCGGCGCCGGCACCGGCTTCCTGCTGCCCGAGCACCTCGACGCGCAAATGTATGCCGGCGGCATCGGCAAGGTCGGCACCCGTATGGGTACTGGCTTGGCGATGGCCGTGGACAACACCGTGAACATGGTGTCGTTGCTGCGCAACATGGAGCAGTTCTTCTCCCGCGAATCCTGCGGTTTCTGCACCCCGTGCCGTGACGGTTTGCCTTGGAGCGTGAAGCTCTTGATGGCCATCGAGAAAGGCGAAGGCCAGCCAGGCGACATCGAGACGCTGCTGGGTCTGGTCGGTTTCCTCGGCCCAGGCAAGACCTTCTGTGCTCACGCACCGGGCGCCGTGGAGCCATTGGGCAGCGCAATCAAATACTTCCGCTCGGAGTTCGAAGCCGGCATCGCGCCTACCAGCGCCGCCGTTCCGCCTCTGGCGAGGCCGATCGTAGTCGGCGCGTAA
- the nuoE gene encoding NADH-quinone oxidoreductase subunit NuoE: MNSTLIQTDRFTLSETERSAIEHELHHYEDPRAASIEALKIVQKERGWVPDGALYAIGEILGIPASDVEGVATFYSQIFRQPVGRHIIRVCDSMVCYIGGHESVVSEIQNKLGIGLGQTTPDGRFTLLPVCCLGNCDKAPALMIDDDTFGDVQPAGVTQLLEGYP; the protein is encoded by the coding sequence ATGAATAGCACGCTTATCCAGACAGACCGTTTCACCTTGAGTGAAACCGAGCGCTCGGCCATCGAGCACGAGCTGCATCACTACGAAGACCCGCGTGCGGCGTCTATCGAAGCCTTGAAGATCGTCCAGAAGGAACGTGGCTGGGTGCCGGACGGCGCCCTCTACGCCATCGGCGAAATCCTCGGCATCCCTGCCAGCGACGTTGAAGGCGTGGCCACGTTCTACAGCCAGATCTTCCGCCAGCCGGTAGGTCGCCACATCATTCGCGTGTGCGACAGCATGGTCTGCTACATCGGTGGCCACGAGTCCGTGGTCAGTGAGATTCAGAACAAGCTGGGCATCGGCCTGGGTCAGACCACGCCGGACGGCCGCTTTACGCTGCTGCCGGTGTGCTGCCTGGGTAACTGCGACAAGGCGCCGGCGTTGATGATCGACGACGACACATTCGGTGACGTGCAGCCTGCTGGCGTCACCCAATTGCTCGAGGGCTACCCATGA
- the nuoM gene encoding NADH-quinone oxidoreductase subunit M, with the protein MILPWLILIPFIGGLLCWMGERFGATLPRWIALLTMSLELALGLWLWAHGDYSFAPAPGADPTFALEFKHVWIQRFGINVHLALDGLSLLMILLTGLLGILSVLCSWKEIQRHVGFFHLNLMWILGGVVGVFLALDLFMFFFFWEMMLVPMYFLIALWGHSSSDGKKTRIYAATKFFIFTQASGLIMLVAILGLVLVNFNSTGVITFNYADLLKTKMSLTTEYILMLGFFIAFAVKLPVVPFHSWLPDAHAQAPTAGSVDLAGILLKTAAYGLLRFALPLFPNASAEFAPIAMTLGLIGIFYGAFLAFAQTDIKRLIAFSSVSHMGFVLIGIYSGSQLALQGAVIQMLAHGVSAAALFILSGQLYERLHTRDMREMGGVWSRIAYLPAISLFFAAASLGLPGTGNFIGEFLILMGSFVHTPWISAIATSGLVFGSVYSLIMIHRAYFGPAKSDTVLQGMDARELIMVLGLAVLLIYIGVYPQPFLDTSAATMHGVQQWFSTAFTQLASAR; encoded by the coding sequence ATGATTCTGCCCTGGCTAATCCTGATCCCCTTTATCGGCGGCCTGCTCTGCTGGATGGGTGAACGCTTCGGCGCCACCCTCCCCCGCTGGATTGCGTTGCTGACCATGTCCCTGGAACTCGCGCTCGGCCTCTGGCTGTGGGCCCATGGCGACTATTCATTTGCTCCGGCACCGGGTGCCGATCCCACCTTCGCGCTTGAGTTCAAGCACGTGTGGATCCAGCGCTTCGGCATCAACGTGCACCTGGCCCTCGACGGCCTGTCGCTGTTGATGATCCTGCTGACCGGCCTGCTGGGTATCCTCTCGGTACTCTGCTCCTGGAAAGAAATTCAGCGTCACGTGGGCTTCTTCCACCTGAACCTGATGTGGATCCTGGGCGGCGTTGTCGGCGTGTTCCTCGCCCTCGACCTGTTCATGTTCTTCTTCTTCTGGGAAATGATGCTGGTGCCGATGTACTTCCTCATCGCGCTCTGGGGTCACAGTTCTTCGGATGGCAAGAAAACCCGGATCTACGCGGCGACCAAGTTCTTCATCTTCACCCAGGCTTCCGGCCTGATCATGTTGGTGGCGATCCTGGGTCTGGTACTGGTCAACTTCAACAGCACGGGCGTGATCACGTTCAACTACGCCGACCTGTTGAAAACCAAGATGTCCCTGACCACCGAGTACATCCTGATGCTGGGCTTCTTCATCGCGTTCGCGGTGAAGCTGCCGGTGGTGCCGTTCCACTCCTGGCTGCCTGATGCTCACGCCCAGGCGCCGACCGCAGGTTCTGTGGACCTGGCCGGTATCCTGCTGAAAACTGCGGCCTACGGCCTGCTGCGTTTCGCCCTGCCGCTGTTCCCGAATGCCTCGGCCGAGTTTGCGCCGATCGCCATGACCCTGGGTCTGATCGGGATCTTCTACGGCGCGTTCCTGGCCTTCGCCCAAACCGACATCAAGCGTCTGATCGCCTTCTCGTCCGTTTCCCACATGGGTTTCGTACTGATCGGCATCTACTCCGGCAGCCAGCTGGCGTTGCAAGGCGCAGTGATCCAGATGTTGGCCCACGGTGTTTCGGCCGCCGCGCTGTTTATCCTCAGTGGCCAGTTGTACGAGCGTCTGCACACCCGCGACATGCGTGAAATGGGTGGCGTGTGGTCGCGTATCGCTTACCTGCCGGCGATCAGCCTGTTCTTCGCCGCCGCATCGCTGGGCTTGCCGGGCACCGGCAACTTCATCGGCGAGTTCCTGATCCTGATGGGTTCGTTCGTGCACACACCGTGGATCAGCGCCATTGCTACTTCCGGCCTGGTGTTCGGTTCGGTTTACTCGCTGATCATGATCCACCGCGCCTATTTCGGCCCGGCCAAGTCCGACACCGTCCTGCAAGGGATGGATGCTCGCGAACTGATCATGGTGCTCGGCCTTGCGGTGCTGCTGATCTACATCGGCGTATACCCGCAACCGTTCCTGGACACTTCTGCCGCGACGATGCATGGCGTGCAGCAGTGGTTCAGCACCGCCTTCACTCAACTCGCTTCGGCACGGTAA
- the nuoK gene encoding NADH-quinone oxidoreductase subunit NuoK, whose protein sequence is MPAIPLEHGLAVAGILFCLGLVGLMVRRNILFVLMSLEIMMNAAALAFIVAGARWGQPDGQVMFILVISLAAAEASIGLAILLQLYRRFHTLDIDAASEMRG, encoded by the coding sequence ATGCCTGCTATCCCTTTGGAGCATGGTCTGGCGGTCGCCGGCATCCTGTTCTGCCTTGGCCTGGTCGGCCTGATGGTCCGCCGTAACATTCTGTTCGTGTTGATGAGCCTGGAAATCATGATGAACGCCGCAGCACTGGCGTTCATCGTTGCGGGTGCACGTTGGGGCCAGCCGGATGGACAAGTCATGTTCATCCTGGTGATCAGCCTGGCAGCCGCCGAGGCCAGTATTGGCCTGGCGATCCTGCTGCAACTGTATCGTCGCTTCCACACGCTTGATATCGACGCTGCCAGTGAGATGCGCGGATGA